The following are encoded together in the Cyanobacterium aponinum PCC 10605 genome:
- a CDS encoding WXG100 family type VII secretion target, whose translation MTQDIDVDIDELKEFIDTLQYFQDVMSDRFQAVEYDWNRCDESWEGESKKRFTSDFEEVYDRTKRTLTAGEDALEWLKKYYQILEDFERF comes from the coding sequence ATGACACAGGATATTGATGTTGATATTGATGAATTAAAGGAATTTATTGATACTTTACAATATTTTCAGGATGTAATGAGCGATCGATTTCAAGCAGTAGAATATGATTGGAATCGTTGTGATGAATCTTGGGAAGGGGAATCAAAAAAACGTTTTACCTCTGATTTTGAAGAAGTGTACGATCGCACTAAAAGAACTTTAACGGCGGGGGAAGATGCCTTAGAATGGCTCAAAAAATATTATCAAATATTAGAAGATTTTGAAAGATTTTAA
- a CDS encoding FtsK/SpoIIIE domain-containing protein — protein sequence MKKSNKSNSSEYFDFFNLFGQLKKKNEEIKEINKKLADDKNILYLENTEIPRLLNVISECKNRIIKFFSELNEYTKLAHKFKQEKEDDLKQILNEQSININKIMSRICLPDFQNNSPRLLTLNWGDPLWIPSENDPCHWQPQTTGLAPEVIRIGEIGLKYNSNLLRFPALVPIRDFSKELQGCKSGHIAFYSQDANSRQTTLLALQSVAFRMISTFPVRKFKGIFIDPVGMGDTFPFGNLHEFITSQRIYTRADDIREQLRGLTEHIEQVIQNYLGSNYSSIEDYNLEAGAISEPYRYLFIADFPTGFDQRALEDLKSILLNGPKTGVYVILHIDKNLEKPRNFDYQTFNDFCSIIDKFTNNSLYQIYFPNISQPFSLILDQPPPNELFNQMAEAINQAIRNVKVDTVAFSKLYPDVNWYADSRKEIRTPIGLMGAKDKLEFWFGENEDGGIVSNGLLAGKPGAGKSFTLHAIILSLAMQYSPDELELYLLDFKQGVEFQIYVDAEKGENRNSREELDETRALPHAKVISIESDREFGLSVLEYVNQQIEERSKLFKSAGNFEKIYEYRNATGNKLPRILVLIDEFQYMFQESDQIAQRLNVVMENIVRQGRAFGIHLLIASQSPNVSNMNRKIYDFLDLRMALQMPQNTAGYVLNEGNTDAIDLLDRPGKMIYNRNFGNKNYNDIGQVADISAEERNKALTHIQNVAKERQYQRPEPLVLFYGSKPTQLKDNRQLVQLMKMNQWLSLRELNKQVIKDPDWIVPESPGVFWLGEPMRIGNHTQGIFRRRPRSNLLLVGNSEETIFGIISGILISLIHCYQPQKAKFNIIDLSIEDEDNYWTEMTVNFRDIFNEFFPVQIAKKYGDKEQQIIKAETLLKETFEEFERRLKLRDENPELNPDELGDSLFFIYAIGGINKASNLRPVMGRREEEPSEDAQKILELISKGSELGIHTILWLEDMKGFAKLSSNNRQWLGNFDLRVGLTMSGDNSRLLLGESFAEKLPRLRAYFKDDSLSIDLDKFKPYAVPSKTEMLEYATNFKKRKSSQ from the coding sequence ATGAAAAAATCAAACAAATCTAACTCCTCCGAATACTTTGACTTTTTTAATTTATTTGGACAACTAAAGAAAAAGAATGAAGAAATAAAAGAAATAAACAAAAAACTTGCTGATGACAAAAATATATTATACCTAGAAAATACAGAAATACCAAGATTATTGAATGTTATTTCTGAGTGTAAAAATCGAATTATCAAGTTCTTTTCTGAACTAAATGAATATACAAAGTTAGCACATAAATTTAAACAAGAAAAAGAAGATGATTTAAAGCAAATATTAAATGAGCAATCAATCAATATTAATAAAATCATGAGTAGGATTTGTCTTCCAGATTTTCAAAATAATTCTCCTCGTCTCTTAACTCTTAATTGGGGTGATCCTTTATGGATTCCTTCGGAAAATGATCCCTGCCATTGGCAACCTCAAACCACAGGTTTAGCACCTGAAGTTATCCGTATTGGAGAAATTGGACTAAAATATAATAGTAATCTCCTACGATTCCCCGCTCTTGTTCCCATCCGTGACTTTTCTAAGGAATTACAGGGTTGTAAATCTGGACATATTGCCTTTTATTCTCAGGATGCTAACTCTCGTCAAACCACTCTTTTAGCTTTACAATCCGTTGCTTTTAGAATGATTAGCACCTTCCCCGTGCGAAAATTTAAAGGCATCTTTATAGATCCTGTGGGTATGGGAGATACTTTTCCCTTTGGCAATTTACATGAATTTATCACCAGTCAAAGAATCTATACCCGTGCCGATGACATTCGGGAACAATTACGGGGTTTAACCGAACACATTGAGCAAGTAATTCAAAATTATTTAGGCAGTAATTACTCCAGCATCGAAGATTATAACCTTGAAGCAGGGGCAATTTCCGAGCCCTATCGTTACTTATTTATCGCTGATTTTCCCACAGGTTTTGATCAACGTGCCTTAGAAGATTTAAAAAGTATTCTCCTCAACGGTCCAAAAACAGGGGTTTATGTCATCCTACACATCGACAAAAATTTAGAAAAGCCCAGAAATTTTGATTACCAAACCTTCAACGATTTCTGCTCCATTATCGATAAATTTACCAATAATTCTCTGTATCAGATTTATTTTCCCAATATTTCTCAGCCTTTCTCTTTAATTTTAGATCAGCCTCCCCCTAACGAACTATTTAACCAAATGGCAGAAGCCATTAATCAGGCAATCAGAAACGTCAAAGTTGATACTGTAGCCTTTTCCAAACTCTATCCTGACGTTAATTGGTATGCTGACAGTCGCAAAGAAATTAGAACTCCCATTGGTTTGATGGGTGCAAAGGATAAACTAGAATTTTGGTTCGGGGAAAATGAAGATGGAGGCATCGTCAGTAATGGTTTATTAGCAGGAAAACCCGGTGCAGGTAAAAGTTTTACCCTCCATGCCATCATCCTCAGTCTAGCCATGCAATATTCCCCCGATGAATTGGAATTATATTTACTAGATTTTAAGCAGGGAGTAGAATTTCAAATTTATGTCGATGCAGAAAAAGGCGAAAATCGTAATTCTAGGGAAGAATTAGACGAAACAAGGGCTTTACCCCATGCGAAAGTTATTTCCATCGAGAGCGATCGAGAATTTGGCTTAAGTGTTTTAGAATATGTTAATCAACAAATAGAAGAACGCAGTAAACTATTCAAGTCCGCAGGTAACTTTGAAAAAATCTATGAATACCGCAACGCTACGGGTAATAAATTACCTCGTATTTTGGTGTTAATCGATGAGTTTCAATATATGTTTCAAGAAAGTGATCAGATTGCCCAACGCCTTAACGTAGTCATGGAAAATATCGTAAGACAAGGACGAGCCTTTGGTATTCACTTATTAATCGCCTCTCAATCTCCCAATGTGTCTAATATGAATCGCAAAATCTATGACTTTCTCGATTTACGCATGGCATTACAAATGCCTCAAAACACCGCAGGTTATGTATTAAATGAAGGTAACACCGATGCCATTGACTTATTAGATCGACCCGGTAAAATGATCTATAATCGCAACTTTGGCAACAAAAACTATAACGATATTGGGCAAGTAGCGGACATATCAGCAGAAGAAAGAAATAAGGCTTTGACTCACATTCAAAACGTGGCAAAAGAAAGACAATATCAACGCCCCGAACCGCTAGTGTTATTCTACGGCTCAAAACCAACTCAATTAAAAGATAATCGCCAATTAGTCCAATTAATGAAAATGAATCAATGGTTATCTTTAAGGGAATTAAACAAACAGGTAATTAAAGATCCTGATTGGATTGTACCAGAAAGCCCCGGAGTATTTTGGTTAGGTGAACCCATGCGCATCGGCAATCACACTCAGGGAATCTTTCGCCGTCGCCCTCGTAGTAATCTGTTATTAGTAGGAAATTCTGAAGAAACCATTTTCGGCATTATTAGCGGTATTTTAATTAGTTTAATCCACTGCTATCAACCCCAAAAAGCAAAGTTTAATATCATTGATTTATCCATCGAAGATGAGGATAATTATTGGACAGAAATGACCGTTAACTTTAGGGATATTTTTAATGAATTTTTCCCTGTTCAAATTGCAAAAAAATATGGTGATAAAGAACAACAAATAATTAAGGCAGAAACCTTATTAAAAGAAACTTTTGAAGAGTTTGAAAGAAGATTAAAACTAAGAGATGAAAACCCTGAACTTAACCCCGATGAATTAGGAGACTCATTATTTTTTATCTATGCTATTGGAGGAATAAATAAAGCATCAAATTTACGCCCTGTCATGGGAAGGAGAGAAGAAGAACCTTCCGAGGATGCTCAAAAAATTCTGGAGTTAATTTCTAAAGGTTCAGAGTTAGGTATTCACACTATTTTATGGTTAGAAGATATGAAAGGTTTTGCCAAACTAAGTAGCAATAATCGCCAGTGGTTAGGTAACTTTGATTTGCGAGTAGGTTTAACCATGTCAGGGGATAATTCCCGTTTATTATTAGGAGAATCTTTTGCCGAAAAATTACCCCGATTAAGGGCATATTTTAAGGATGATTCTTTAAGCATCGATTTAGATAAATTTAAACCTTATGCTGTACCAAGTAAAACAGAAATGCTTGAATATGCCACTAATTTTAAGAAAAGGAAATCGTCCCAATAA
- a CDS encoding HepT-like ribonuclease domain-containing protein, with protein MLTEIEVVEDTVKDLNFETFAQNQQALRVILYGLAVIGEAVAKTIDELETQDSNIPWRQIRGLRNMVIHEYFRVDLVLIWQTIQEDLPMLKESLLHIQNNLRDTK; from the coding sequence ATGTTGACAGAGATTGAAGTTGTTGAAGATACCGTCAAAGACTTAAATTTTGAAACCTTTGCCCAAAATCAACAGGCTTTACGGGTAATATTGTATGGTTTAGCAGTGATTGGTGAGGCAGTAGCAAAAACTATTGATGAACTAGAAACGCAAGATTCAAACATTCCTTGGAGGCAGATTAGAGGATTGCGAAATATGGTAATTCATGAATATTTTAGAGTGGATTTGGTTCTGATTTGGCAAACGATACAAGAAGATTTACCAATGCTTAAAGAATCTTTATTACACATTCAAAATAATTTAAGGGATACAAAATAA
- a CDS encoding nucleotidyltransferase family protein, which yields MNKQQVIDIIKAHQTQIHDFAVKELFLFGSVARGEETEDSDVDFLVNFNQPVGLFTLLKLKSYLEDLLGCSVDIGTSESLRPHLKETVLKEVIRAI from the coding sequence ATGAATAAACAACAAGTTATCGATATTATCAAAGCACATCAAACACAAATCCATGATTTTGCCGTTAAAGAATTGTTTTTATTTGGTTCAGTGGCAAGGGGAGAAGAAACAGAAGATAGCGATGTTGACTTTTTAGTCAATTTTAATCAACCAGTAGGATTATTTACATTATTGAAATTAAAAAGTTATTTAGAAGATTTATTAGGGTGTTCTGTGGATATTGGTACATCTGAATCTCTGCGTCCTCATCTAAAAGAAACAGTATTAAAGGAGGTTATTCGTGCCATCTAG